Genomic segment of Paenibacillus sp. FSL R5-0912:
GCGAACGTTATCTGAGCACACCGCTGTATAACTTTGAAGTATAATTGCTGAGAACCAGCAATTCAGAAGAGCCTGTGATCCGCTTCCATAGGGATATCGCAGGCTCTTTTTCTGAATAATAAGCATTTATGAGGTCTAAAGGCTTTTCAAAGTAACCGGATGTACAGTATACTGACAGGCAATAAACTATCGTAGAAGCCAGCGTATGCTTTCGAGGCTATGCTTCACAAAACTTAGCACATGCTTCCGAAGCGAGTTTTGTTGCGAAGTAATTCTAGAGAAGCAAAGGCTTCACAAAACTTTAGGGGGATAAATGTGGGGATCTTAACGGCTTGGCAGGAGTGGGAACAATGGGCGGACGAAGCCTGGAGCGTTCTTCCGCTGGTCCTTCAGTCACGGCAGGAGAAAGCGGGACTGCCGGGCAGCTGGCAGAGAGCCTGGGAGATGGCTTCACCATATTCCGTGGTCCTGGAGAGCGGTAAGGGCGGACGGTATACGTATCTGGGCTTGCGTCCGGTTTCAGTCATAAAGGGCATTGGAGATACTGCGGAGCTCTACAGTCTATTTGATGCGGCTGTGGGACAGGCCCAAGCTGAACCTGAAGCTACGGAGCTGCTTCAAGGACAGCCGCTGAAAGTGCTGCAGGAGTGGATGAAGGATTATGTCTCACCCCGCGTACCGTTCGACGGGCAGCCGCCCTTTACCGGAGGTTGTATCGGATTTCTCGGCTATGATGTAGTCCGCTCTCTGGAGAAGCTGCCGTCCTGTGCCAAGAGGGATCCCGATTTCCCGGATTATCTGTTCATGAGGCTGGAAGAGCTGTGGATCTATGACCATCACGAGGATATTGTGTATTGTGCAGTCCATGTACCTGTTCCGGCTGTGATATCCGCTAACAGGGCTGAGCTGCACGCCATGTATCTTGATGCTGTGAGCCGTGCGGAGCGAATGCTGGAGGAGTGGCAGCGTATCATGGCACCTGCTTCTTCTGAAGCAGCTGCTGCCTCCCAGTATGCTGACATTTCCGGCCTGATTGATACTGAAGCTAGTATCACCGGAGAATGGCCGGGCATGAGCTCGGATTTCTCGCCGGAGCAATTCCAGCAGGCCGTGCTGGATGTTCAGGAATACATCCGTGCCGGCGATGTCTTCCAGGTGAACCTATCGCTGCGCCAGCAGGCGCAGCTGCAGTCCTCGCCGGAGGATGTCTACGAGTGGCTGCGCAGACTCAACCCGTCCCCGTACATGGGGCTGCTCCGCACGCCCGGCTTCGCCCTCTCCAGCGCTTCGCCGGAGCTGCTCGTGAAGCTGCACGGGGACAAGGTCAGCGCCCGCCCCATAGCCGGTACCCGGCGCCGGGGCCACACTCCCGCGGAGGATGCCGCCATGGAGGCGGAGCTGCGCGGGAGCGAGAAGGAGATCGCCGAGCATGTTATGCTTGTCGATCTCGAGCGCAACGACATCGGCCGTGTCGCTGCGTATGGGACGGTCAGCGTGCCGGAGCTGCTGACCGTGGAGCGATACTCGCATGTGATGCATCTCGTCTCGCAGGTGGAGGGCATCGCCGCACCCGGCAAGGATGCTTACGATGTCATTGCCGCCTTATTCCCCGGCGGCACGATTACCGG
This window contains:
- a CDS encoding anthranilate synthase component I family protein, whose translation is MGILTAWQEWEQWADEAWSVLPLVLQSRQEKAGLPGSWQRAWEMASPYSVVLESGKGGRYTYLGLRPVSVIKGIGDTAELYSLFDAAVGQAQAEPEATELLQGQPLKVLQEWMKDYVSPRVPFDGQPPFTGGCIGFLGYDVVRSLEKLPSCAKRDPDFPDYLFMRLEELWIYDHHEDIVYCAVHVPVPAVISANRAELHAMYLDAVSRAERMLEEWQRIMAPASSEAAAASQYADISGLIDTEASITGEWPGMSSDFSPEQFQQAVLDVQEYIRAGDVFQVNLSLRQQAQLQSSPEDVYEWLRRLNPSPYMGLLRTPGFALSSASPELLVKLHGDKVSARPIAGTRRRGHTPAEDAAMEAELRGSEKEIAEHVMLVDLERNDIGRVAAYGTVSVPELLTVERYSHVMHLVSQVEGIAAPGKDAYDVIAALFPGGTITGAPKVRTMEIIEELEPVRRGPYTGSMGWIDYNGNMELNIIIRTLAVKDGIGYIQTGAGIVIDSDPYREYRECHNKAKAVVKAILCSEREQELRTTSGTEGGSF